A region from the Nodularia sp. LEGE 06071 genome encodes:
- the lipA gene encoding lipoyl synthase: protein MTVKPDWLRVKAPQWERVGNVKEILRDLALNTVCEEASCPNIGECFQAGTATFLIMGPACTRACPYCDIDFEKKPQPLDPTEPARLAEAVRRMKLNHVVITSVNRDDLPDGGASQFVRCIAAVRSVSPQTTIEVLIPDLCGNWQALEIILQAAPEVLNHNTETIERLYRRVRPQGNYQRTLELLQRSRQIAPWVYTKSGIMVGLGETDAEIRQVMQDLRSVDCDILTIGQYLQPSQKHLQVNDFITPEQFAAWQVFGAEIGFLQVVSSPLTRSSYHAEQVRELMQRYPRQVETRFIASEI from the coding sequence GTGACTGTTAAACCAGACTGGTTGCGAGTAAAAGCCCCTCAGTGGGAGCGCGTTGGTAACGTCAAAGAAATTTTGCGGGATTTAGCACTCAATACAGTTTGCGAGGAAGCGTCCTGTCCGAATATTGGTGAGTGCTTTCAAGCCGGCACTGCCACATTTTTGATTATGGGGCCTGCTTGTACCCGTGCTTGTCCTTACTGTGACATTGATTTTGAAAAAAAACCCCAACCTCTAGACCCCACAGAACCAGCACGACTGGCTGAAGCTGTGCGCCGGATGAAACTAAATCATGTGGTGATTACTTCTGTAAACCGAGATGATTTGCCTGATGGTGGTGCTTCTCAGTTTGTACGGTGTATTGCAGCAGTGCGTAGCGTTTCACCGCAAACCACAATTGAGGTGCTAATTCCTGATTTGTGCGGTAATTGGCAGGCTTTAGAAATCATTTTACAAGCTGCGCCAGAGGTACTTAACCACAATACAGAAACCATTGAGCGCTTATATCGTCGGGTGCGTCCCCAAGGAAACTATCAGCGCACTCTGGAATTATTACAACGCTCTCGCCAAATTGCCCCTTGGGTATACACTAAATCAGGGATTATGGTCGGGTTAGGTGAAACTGATGCCGAAATCCGCCAGGTTATGCAAGACTTACGCTCTGTAGATTGCGACATTTTGACCATTGGGCAGTACCTCCAACCCAGTCAAAAACACTTGCAAGTTAATGACTTTATTACTCCAGAACAATTTGCGGCTTGGCAGGTATTCGGTGCAGAAATCGGGTTTTTACAAGTTGTTTCCTCTCCCTTGACCAGAAGCTCATATCATGCGGAGCAAGTGAGGGAATTAATGCAACGCTACCCCCGTCAAGTAGAGACGCGATTCATTGCGTCTGAGATTTAA